Proteins co-encoded in one Ananas comosus cultivar F153 linkage group 15, ASM154086v1, whole genome shotgun sequence genomic window:
- the LOC109721782 gene encoding probable E3 ubiquitin-protein ligase RHY1A, producing MMLPGVELARRRRLHHHHSADPLPAAASAPGGGGAAAASSMAEPALAARIRLEEKLHGLSRWSRLPCNNRGDQNSRPAAPGPSRRATAELPARNPGVVGGGARPVARTSSRTSEVCAVCLEEVEVEAAEQTRVTRLPCSHRYHSDCVLPWLAAHPDCPCCRASVVPPPSLHVPS from the exons atgatgctccccGGCGTAGAGCTCGCGAGGAGGCGCcgcctccaccaccaccacagcGCCGATCCGCTCCCGGCGGCGGCTTCGgcccccggcggcggcggcgccgccgccgcgtcgtcCATGGCGGAGCCCGCGCTCGCCGCGCGCATCCGCCTCGAGGAGAAGCTCCACGGCCTCTCCAG GTGGAGCAGACTTCCATGTAACAACCGCGGGGATCAGAACTCACGGCCGGCAGCCCCGGGGCCGAGCCGGAGGGCGACCGCGGAGTTACCGGCGCGAAATCCGGGCGTGGTAGGAGGAGGCGCGCGTCCGGTGGCGAGGACGTCCTCGCGGACGTCGGAGGTGTGCGCGGTGTGCctggaggaggtggaggtggaggcggcggagcAGACGCGGGTGACGCGGCTGCCGTGCTCTCACCGCTACCACTCCGACTGCGTCCTCCCGTGGCTCGCCGCCCACCCCGACTGCCCCTGCTGCCGCGCCTCCGTCGTCCCTCCCCCTTCTCTCCACGTGCCCTCTTAG
- the LOC109721368 gene encoding pentatricopeptide repeat-containing protein At5g65560-like — protein sequence MKPYSIASTSPLSLLRKPPHPPPLLLLSHSLCSLSPNADHGEDPSFLASKALEILSLPRWRDSPDLARLAPALLPHHVSRIIGSHRDAARALDFFNWVSQRHFVKQDLGCYFALLDRLVAARMLAAAGRVRIQMIKSCRSRQELTRAIDFLDVISKRGLNLGLFSYTTLLIQLGRFDMVGVAMNLYHQMLRNGIEPNLLTFNTVINILCKNGKIKEAGLILSRIFQCKMKPDTFTFTSLMLGHCRNRDLDSAFRVFDQMVNDGCEPNSATYSTLINGLCDVGRVDEALDLMNEMPERGIEPTVYTYTLPIVVLCSFGRIRDASNLFVGMQKRGLLPNVQTYTALISGLCRSDWLEISIGLFNKMVRDGLVPSTVTYNALINGLCDNRKIDLALRIFDLMEMRGCLRNSLTYNEMIKGLCLVEKIEKAMVLFHRMLTVGPSANQVTYNTVVKGYCNLGNLNNALRVVDLMKEHGCKPDEWTYTELICGFCKGGKLELASKTFEEMVLHGLNPNEVTYTAIIDGYCKDGKIDIALSLLEKMDRSGCKPNVQTYNAIINGLSKQNQLAEAQRLSREMVHEKLFPNIVTYTALIDGLCKNGATSLALKIMEEMKERGCSPNLHTYSALLCGLCQEGNIEEAEKMFASLGEKGLVPDHVTYTSMIDGYAMIGRVDLALEFFRQMIGSGCKPNYQTYGVLVKCLLMEHQIMDQKLAALPNSVSSFSYSEKVINNELVSNLLAKLEEFGVELTIDVYRMIASGLCREGRWFEAYQLVSSMIDQKLSPDGEIYNSLLQVLASNLEVDLASEIFDKMTAQGFELHLTGYKALICALCKVGRTSKAQSIFRNMLAQLWNPDEIAWTILIDGLMRGGHQDLYMTFLHIMETNDCKPSFHTYVILARETSKE from the coding sequence ATGAAACCCTACTCCATCGCCTCCAcctcccctctctccctcctccgcaAACCGCCGCACCcacctcccctcctcctcctctcgcaTTCCCTCTGCTCGCTCTCCCCCAACGCAGACCACGGAGAGGACCCctccttcctcgcctccaaagCCCTGGAGATCCTCTCCCTTCCCCGGTGGAGAGATAGCCCCGACCTCGCCCGCCTCGCCCCGGCCCTCCTCCCGCACCACGTCTCGCGGATCATCGGATCCCACCGCGACGCCGCGAGGGCGTTGGATTTCTTCAACTGGGTCTCTCAGAGGCATTTCGTCAAACAGGACTTGGGCTGCTACTTCGCGCTGCTCGACCGGCTCGTCGCCGCTCGGATGCTCGCGGCCGCCGGGAGGGTCCGGATCCAGATGATCAAATCGTGCCGGAGTAGGCAGGAGCTGACGCGGGCGATCGATTTCTTGGATGTTATTAGCAAAAGGGGCCTCAATTTGGGTCTCTTCAGCTATACTACGTTGTTAATTCAATTGGGTAGATTTGATATGGTCGGGGTTGCAATGAATCTCTACCACCAGATGTTGAGGAATGGCATCGAGCCCAATCTCTTGACCTTCAATACCGTCATCAATATTTTGTGTAAGAATGGGAAGATCAAGGAGGCTGGGTTGATTCTAAGTAGGATTTTCCAGTGCAAAATGAAGCCCGACACGTTCACTTTCACATCCTTAATGCTGGGTCATTGCCGGAACCGCGATCTGGATTCAGCTTTTCGAGTCTTTGATCAGATGGTTAATGATGGCTGTGAACCTAATTCAGCTACGTACTCTACACTGATCAATGGGCTATGTGACGTAGGGAGAGTTGATGAGGCATTGGATTTGATGAACGAGATGCCGGAGAGAGGTATTGAGCCGACGGTCTACACGTACACTTTGCCGATTGTCGTTCTTTGTAGCTTTGGACGCATCAGGGATGCGTCCAATCTGTTTGTTGGAATGCAAAAGAGAGGGTTGTTGCCGAATGTTCAGACTTATACGGCACTCATTAGCGGGCTATGCAGATCGGATTGGCTTGAAATATCAATTGGTTTGTTTAATAAGATGGTGAGGGATGGTTTGGTCCCAAGTACAGTAACCTATAATGCTTTGATCAATGGATTGTGCGATAACAGGAAAATCGATTTGGCTTTAAGAATTTTCGATTTGATGGAGATGAGAGGTTGCTTGCGGAATTCCCTAACATACAACGAGATGATAAAAGGGCTCTGTTTAGTGGAAAAGATTGAAAAGGCGATGGTTCTCTTTCATAGGATGCTAACAGTTGGCCCTTCAGCAAACCAAGTGACATATAACACTGTAGTAAAGGGATATTGTAACTTAGGCAATCTTAATAATGCCCTTAGGGTGGTAGATCTTATGAAGGAACATGGGTGCAAGCCTGATGAGTGGACATATACTGAACTTATTTGTGGGTTTTGTAAAGGAGGGAAGTTGGAATTAGCTTCTAAGACCTTTGAAGAAATGGTCCTCCATGGTTTGAATCCCAATGAGGTAACTTATACGGCTATTATAGATGGTTACTGTAAGGACGGGAAAATAGACATTGCCTTGTCCTTGCTTGAAAAGATGGATAGAAGTGGTTGTAAACCAAATGTGCAAACTTACAATGCCATAATTAATGGTTTATCCAAGCAGAATCAATTGGCTGAAGCTCAGAGATTAAGTAGAGAGATGGTTCACGAGAAGCTCTTTCCTAACATCGTTACTTATACCGCATTAATTGATGGTTTGTGTAAGAACGGTGCTACATCCTTAGCACTAAAAATAATGGAAGAAATGAAGGAGCGAGGGTGTTCACCTAATCTTCATACTTATAGTGCTCTTTTATGTGGTTTATGCCAAGAAGGTAATATTGAGGAGGCCGAGAAGATGTTTGCATCGCTCGGCGAAAAAGGGTTGGTTCCTGATCACGTTACATATACTTCAATGATTGACGGTTATGCTATGATTGGTAGAGTTGATCTTGCTTTAGAATTCTTTAGGCAAATGATTGGTTCTGGGTGCAAGCCCAACTACCAGACGTATGGTGTTCTAGTTAAATGCTTGCTTATGGAACACCAAATAATGGATCAGAAACTTGCTGCTTTGCCAAATTCAGTTTCCAGTTTTAGTTATAGTGAGAAGGTTATTAACAACGAGTTGGTTTCTAACTTGTTAGCTAAGTTAGAAGAGTTTGGAGTTGAATTGACAATTGATGTATATAGAATGATAGCAAGTGGTTTATGTAGAGAAGGAAGATGGTTTGAGGCATATCAGTTGGTCAGTAGTATGATTGACCAAAAGTTATCACCAGATGGGGAGATATATAATTCTTTGCTACAAGTACTTGCAAGTAACTTAGAAGTAGATCTTGCGTCAGAAATTTTCGATAAGATGACTGCTCAAGGCTTTGAGCTGCATCTAACTGGCTATAAAGCACTAATATGTGCTTTATGCAAAGTTGGCAGGACATCAAAAGCCCAAAGTATATTTCGAAACATGCTCGCACAGCTTTGGAATCCTGATGAGATCGCATGGACCATCCTCATTGATGGACTGATGAGGGGAGGACATCAAGATTTATACATGACATTTCTTCACATTATGGAAACTAATGATTGTAAACCTAGTTTCCATACATATGTTATCCTAGCGAGGGAAACATCCAAAGAATAG
- the LOC109721137 gene encoding uncharacterized protein LOC109721137, whose product MMGRGNNIENNNNNTTILYSSSIALLQERFRQLQKVKEMREERELRRASTVAASTAAAAAGGERQPGWFFHPDLVQPLRPSDGPMYRGLSSTDDDRAEFSALETSSLPVGFRPTKPAHAVSSHDLRNCTGKDVDTSLHL is encoded by the coding sequence ATGATGGGGAGGGGAAACAATATTGAGAATAACAATAATAACACTACTATCCTCTACTCCTCTTCAATTGCTTTACTTCAAGAGAGATTCAGGCAACTCCAGAAGGTGAAGGagatgagggaggagagagagctcCGACGAGCGTCGACCGTCGCTGCTtctaccgccgccgccgctgccggcGGCGAACGCCAGCCGGGGTGGTTCTTCCACCCCGATCTGGTTCAGCCTTTGAGGCCTTCAGACGGTCCgatgtatcggggacttagcagTACGGATGACGATCGTGCAGAATTCTCGGCTCTCGAGACGTCGTCGCTCCCGGTCGGCTTTCGGCCAACTAAGCCTGCACATGCTGTGAGCAGCCATGATCTAAGAAACTGTACTGGGAAAGATGTGGATACTTCTCTTCACCTGTAA